A region from the Nostoc sp. HK-01 genome encodes:
- a CDS encoding NAD-dependent glycerol-3-phosphate dehydrogenase-like protein, translating into MVQETTIAILGAGAWGAALANLAAANGHRVRIWSRQGTETLQAVVQDAQIVLSAISMKGVRTVASQVQSCPLSPETIFVTATKGLEPQTTATPTQIWQAAFPNHPVVVLSGPNLSAEIQKSLPAATVVASNIYTAAQKVQLVFSSPRFRVYTNPDPLGVELGGTLKNVMAIAAGVCDGLQLGTNAKAALVTRGLTEMVRIGNFLGAKTETFYGLSGLGDLLATCNSPLSRNYQVGYQMACGKTLTNILANLPGTAEGVNTCQVLMQLAQQQNIYMPITEQVYRLLQSEVTPQQALDELMLRNIKPEYH; encoded by the coding sequence GTGGTGCAAGAAACTACCATTGCAATTTTGGGTGCAGGTGCTTGGGGTGCAGCTTTAGCAAATCTAGCAGCAGCCAATGGTCATAGGGTGCGAATATGGTCGCGTCAAGGGACAGAAACGCTCCAAGCTGTTGTTCAAGATGCTCAAATCGTGCTATCTGCTATTTCCATGAAAGGGGTAAGAACTGTAGCCTCACAAGTACAATCTTGCCCCCTTTCACCAGAAACAATTTTTGTCACAGCAACCAAAGGGTTAGAACCACAAACCACTGCTACGCCGACGCAAATTTGGCAAGCCGCATTTCCTAATCATCCAGTGGTTGTATTATCTGGGCCGAATTTATCAGCAGAAATTCAAAAATCATTACCAGCCGCAACTGTAGTAGCCAGCAACATTTATACGGCGGCTCAAAAAGTGCAGTTGGTATTTTCTTCACCGCGTTTCCGGGTTTATACCAATCCCGATCCTCTAGGTGTGGAATTGGGGGGAACACTGAAAAATGTTATGGCGATCGCAGCTGGTGTATGTGATGGCTTACAATTGGGAACCAACGCCAAAGCTGCTTTAGTCACTCGTGGACTTACAGAAATGGTTCGCATCGGCAATTTTTTAGGTGCGAAAACGGAAACTTTTTATGGTTTGTCAGGTCTGGGAGATTTGTTAGCCACTTGCAATAGTCCTTTAAGTCGTAACTACCAAGTCGGCTATCAAATGGCTTGTGGTAAAACCCTGACAAATATTCTTGCTAATTTGCCAGGAACTGCCGAGGGAGTCAATACTTGCCAAGTTTTGATGCAATTAGCCCAGCAACAAAATATCTATATGCCCATCACTGAACAAGTTTATCGCTTACTTCAGAGTGAAGTTACGCCTCAACAAGCACTTGATGAACTCATGTTGCGGAACATCAAGCCAGAGTATCACTGA
- a CDS encoding RNA polymerase sigma factor SigC — protein MPATSFYPDAAYNSQKSRQVLDPDLTVDDGDLSVEDLQDLEIVSVDPASFGASTNRRSTDLVRLYLQEIGRVRLLGRDEEVSEAQKVQRYLRMRTVLANAAKQGDAVVSPYLRLIEVQERLASELGHRPSLERWAATAGVQLSDLKPTLSEGKRRWAEIAKITVEELEQIQSQGLQSKEHMIKANLRLVVSVAKKYQNRGLELLDLVQEGTLGLERAVEKFDPTKGYRFSTYAYWWIRQGITRAIATSSRTIRLPVHITEKLNKIKKAQRKIAQEKGRTPTLEDLAIELEMTPSQVREVLLRVPRSVSLETKVGKDKDTELGELLETDSVTPEEMLMRESLQKDLQNLLADLTTRERDVILMRFGLADGHPYSLAEIGRALDLSRERVRQIESKALQKLRQPKRRNLIRDYLESLS, from the coding sequence ATGCCAGCAACATCTTTTTACCCGGATGCCGCCTACAATTCCCAAAAGTCCCGCCAGGTTTTAGACCCAGATCTCACGGTTGACGACGGTGATTTGTCGGTCGAAGATCTCCAAGATTTGGAGATAGTTTCTGTTGATCCTGCTAGTTTTGGTGCCAGCACTAACCGCCGCAGTACAGACCTGGTACGTCTATACCTCCAGGAAATTGGCCGAGTCCGGTTGTTGGGGCGTGATGAAGAAGTTTCAGAAGCTCAAAAAGTTCAGCGCTACCTACGGATGCGGACAGTACTAGCCAATGCTGCCAAGCAAGGAGATGCTGTAGTCTCGCCCTATCTACGATTAATTGAAGTTCAAGAACGTTTAGCATCTGAACTTGGCCACCGTCCATCTTTAGAAAGATGGGCTGCTACTGCTGGTGTGCAGTTGTCAGATCTCAAGCCAACTTTGTCAGAAGGCAAACGCCGTTGGGCGGAAATTGCCAAGATTACAGTAGAAGAATTGGAGCAAATTCAGTCTCAAGGACTGCAATCCAAAGAACATATGATCAAGGCGAACCTGCGTCTTGTGGTTTCTGTTGCTAAGAAATACCAAAATCGTGGTTTGGAATTATTGGATTTAGTTCAAGAAGGAACTCTTGGTTTAGAAAGAGCCGTAGAAAAATTTGATCCAACTAAAGGTTATCGCTTTAGCACTTATGCTTACTGGTGGATTCGTCAAGGGATTACAAGAGCGATCGCTACTTCTAGTCGCACTATTCGCCTCCCGGTTCATATTACAGAAAAATTAAATAAAATTAAAAAAGCGCAACGCAAAATTGCTCAAGAAAAAGGTCGGACTCCTACCTTAGAAGACTTGGCAATTGAATTAGAAATGACACCATCTCAAGTTAGAGAAGTGTTGTTAAGAGTTCCTCGTTCTGTTTCTTTAGAAACCAAAGTTGGTAAAGACAAAGATACAGAGTTAGGAGAATTGCTGGAAACCGATAGCGTGACTCCAGAAGAAATGTTAATGCGAGAATCTTTACAAAAAGACTTGCAAAATCTGTTAGCTGATTTAACTACCCGTGAACGAGATGTAATTCTGATGCGGTTTGGTTTAGCTGATGGTCATCCTTATTCTTTAGCCGAAATTGGCCGCGCCCTTGATTTATCACGGGAACGGGTACGCCAAATTGAATCAAAAGCTTTGCAAAAGCTCCGCCAACCCAAGCGCCGTAACCTGATCCGTGACTATTTAGAGTCTCTGAGTTAG
- a CDS encoding ferric uptake regulator family protein → MTVYTTTSLKAELNERGWRLTPQREVILHIFQELPQGEHLSAEDLYHRLETDGEGISLSTIYRTLKLMARMGILRELELGEGHKHYEINQPYPHHHHHLICVRCNSTIEFKNDSILKIGAKTAQKEGFHLLDCQMTIHAVCPKCQRALMPL, encoded by the coding sequence ATGACAGTCTACACAACTACTTCACTCAAAGCAGAATTAAATGAAAGAGGCTGGCGTTTAACACCCCAGCGCGAAGTAATTCTACACATTTTTCAAGAACTTCCGCAAGGTGAACACCTCAGTGCGGAGGATCTGTATCATCGTTTAGAAACCGATGGTGAAGGTATCAGTCTCTCAACCATCTATCGGACATTGAAGCTGATGGCACGGATGGGAATTTTACGGGAATTAGAATTAGGGGAAGGCCATAAACATTACGAAATTAACCAACCTTACCCGCACCATCACCATCATTTAATTTGTGTTCGGTGCAACAGCACCATCGAGTTTAAAAACGATTCGATTTTAAAAATTGGTGCAAAAACTGCTCAAAAAGAAGGATTTCATCTGCTTGACTGTCAAATGACAATTCATGCAGTATGCCCCAAGTGCCAACGGGCATTAATGCCACTGTAG
- a CDS encoding peptidoglycan binding domain-containing protein encodes MDNLAYLHLAFAYEDCESSDLVLLSDLLDKASAPDWRKLSGKAWKYMLPLALTLSILSSVNSVLALERGDQGPSVRNLQQKLQQAGFYQAQITQVYDFPTEEAVRRFQKAAGLPIDGVMGATTLQKLDNWRKSSANSQAKKPTVVRTSQTTKVAAASTPVQKTTTQATKRSNSQYLMKGDEGEEVRVLQERLRVAGYYYGNSTGIFGPITEESVKRFQDAYKLNVDGIVGPATLSKLPGRGVGFGEDTPPKRAADRDNLRMGDRGEAVRIVQEQLIKAGYLQGEPNGYFGSYTSDAVRRFQTDNYLAASGIAGPTTRARLYSKVNNAPKSDFSVLEIQRRLRDKGFYKGKLNGVMADDTKKAIKQAQEFYGVSLSDIRSGRF; translated from the coding sequence ATGGACAACCTTGCATATTTGCACCTAGCATTTGCCTATGAAGACTGTGAATCCAGTGACTTGGTGTTGCTGAGTGATTTGTTAGACAAAGCCTCAGCACCAGACTGGAGGAAACTTTCTGGTAAGGCTTGGAAGTATATGTTACCTCTGGCGCTTACCTTGTCTATTCTCAGTAGTGTCAATAGTGTCTTGGCTCTAGAACGAGGAGATCAAGGCCCTTCTGTCAGAAATCTGCAACAAAAGTTGCAACAAGCAGGCTTTTATCAAGCACAAATCACCCAAGTTTACGATTTTCCCACCGAAGAAGCTGTCAGACGCTTCCAAAAAGCTGCGGGTTTACCAATTGATGGGGTGATGGGAGCCACCACACTCCAAAAATTAGATAACTGGCGTAAATCATCAGCAAATAGCCAAGCAAAAAAACCAACAGTTGTGCGGACATCTCAAACAACTAAAGTTGCGGCTGCTAGTACACCAGTCCAAAAAACCACAACCCAAGCCACCAAGCGCAGCAATTCTCAATACCTCATGAAAGGTGATGAAGGGGAAGAAGTGAGGGTTCTACAAGAACGCTTGCGGGTAGCAGGTTATTACTACGGGAATTCTACAGGGATATTTGGCCCAATTACCGAAGAATCTGTGAAGCGTTTCCAAGATGCTTATAAGCTAAATGTTGATGGGATTGTTGGCCCTGCAACTCTTAGCAAATTGCCAGGAAGAGGTGTAGGTTTTGGTGAAGATACTCCGCCAAAACGAGCAGCTGATCGAGACAATCTTCGTATGGGCGATCGCGGTGAAGCTGTCAGAATTGTGCAAGAACAATTAATTAAAGCCGGATATTTACAGGGAGAGCCAAATGGCTACTTTGGTTCTTATACCTCAGATGCGGTACGTCGCTTTCAAACAGATAATTACTTAGCCGCCAGTGGAATTGCTGGCCCCACTACCAGAGCTAGGCTATATAGCAAGGTGAACAATGCGCCGAAGAGTGACTTTAGTGTTTTAGAAATTCAACGACGACTGCGAGACAAGGGCTTTTATAAAGGGAAGCTTAACGGTGTTATGGCCGACGATACAAAAAAAGCAATTAAGCAAGCTCAGGAATTTTACGGTGTCAGTCTCAGTGATATTAGAAGCGGACGCTTTTAA
- the cobN gene encoding cobaltochelatase, whose translation MHRINAKSVGWNQSEGLIFVEQTPAPFVFITAADTDIQTLAAAVTKLPTNFPALRVANLLQLQQQISIDAYSEQVLELAEVIILRLLGGRAYWAYGLEVVQEIVQRNGTTLIVMPGDDALDPELVSQSTVSVDIVNQVWQYFSEGGVNNFVNALKFIADSCSNTSFNSLPPQIVPRVGLYEWSRESGEWGDKGDIKEIFTPAPLPKVGILFYRAHYLSGNTKVIDALCTALVERNLQPIPVFVSSLRDPSVQDELNEFFQPKDAEQIAILLNTTSFSLARLDTEAPETELWQNLDVPVLQVILSGGFVEQWESLSQGLSPRDIAMNVALPEVDGRIISRAVSFKALETRNPDLETDVVVYEPVSDRIDFVAQLAANWVRLRTKPPQKRRIALILANYPNRDGRLANGVGLDTPASCVEILKALQIAGYELDNLPTDGNELIQFLTDGVTNDPEARELRPVRQSLSSEAYQKYFASLPETIKQGINERWGVGSQEAFPIPGIQLGNIFIGIQPARGYDLDPSLNYHAPDLEPTHTYLAFYYWVRECFGADAVVHVGKHGNLEWLPGKSLALSSNCYPEVAFGAMPHLYPFIVNDPGEGSQAKRRAQAVIIDHLTPPMTRAELYGALQQLENLIDEFYEAESLDPSRLPAIRDRIRELVIKENLHLDLGLENKEAIFNFELSILNSLDGYLCELKEAQIRDGLHIFGQCPQGRQLRDLIVAIARIPNRYSIGITRALAQAWGLDIDPLTDEFSSPFTLPKSNCVTLRTPLATLREAAQSASTSRETRPTQWLLCAKLNSCRTIGDVVELLEEHAAELVEQLPTLPPSPLTTTLDWIKVKLLPALQQTPAEITNLLHGLDGGYVPSGASGSPTRGRPEVLPTGKNFYSVDIRALPTETAWDVGRKAAENLIESYTQEHGEYPKTLGLSLWGTATMRTGGDDIAEALALLGVRPVWDGAARRVVDFEILPLSILGRPRVDVTLRISGFFRDAFPNLIDLFEQAVIAVAALDESPAENPLAVQVQQDTEYWVTQGLTEQEAKERSQYRIFGSQPGAYGAGIQGLIESQNWTDDQDLARAYINWSCYAYTSITSTQDKGKLTGVAAPEAFQQRLQQMQIVLHNQDNREHDLLDSDDYYQFQGGLTVAARSLQGKNPQIYFGDNSIPTNPRIRQLKEEIARVYRSRVINPKWIAGVMRHGYKGAFEMSATVDFLFAYDATTKCVEDYMYQGIAESYLFDTTISEFIQYNNPHALRDIAERLLEAHKRGLWEDVDILTLENLRNLVHQAEAAIEEKYIPDQY comes from the coding sequence ATGCACCGGATAAATGCTAAATCAGTCGGGTGGAATCAGTCAGAAGGTTTAATTTTTGTAGAACAAACTCCAGCGCCGTTTGTGTTTATTACGGCTGCGGATACTGACATTCAAACTTTGGCAGCAGCAGTTACCAAATTACCGACAAATTTTCCTGCATTAAGAGTCGCTAACTTATTGCAGTTACAACAACAAATCAGTATTGATGCTTATAGCGAGCAAGTTTTGGAACTTGCTGAGGTAATTATTTTACGTCTTTTAGGCGGACGTGCATACTGGGCTTATGGTTTAGAAGTGGTGCAGGAAATTGTACAACGTAACGGTACCACCTTAATTGTAATGCCAGGAGATGACGCGCTTGACCCGGAATTAGTCTCTCAATCTACTGTTTCTGTCGATATTGTGAACCAAGTATGGCAATACTTCAGCGAAGGTGGTGTTAATAATTTTGTGAATGCGTTGAAATTTATTGCTGATAGTTGCTCAAACACATCCTTTAATTCTCTACCACCGCAAATTGTCCCCCGTGTTGGGTTGTATGAATGGAGTAGGGAGAGTGGTGAGTGGGGAGATAAGGGAGATATTAAGGAAATTTTCACCCCTGCTCCCCTGCCCAAAGTCGGTATTCTCTTCTACCGCGCTCATTACCTATCGGGAAATACTAAGGTGATTGATGCTTTATGTACAGCCTTAGTTGAGAGAAACTTACAACCTATACCAGTTTTTGTGTCTTCATTACGTGACCCCAGTGTGCAAGATGAATTGAACGAATTTTTCCAACCCAAAGATGCAGAACAAATCGCCATCCTTTTAAATACCACCAGTTTTTCCTTAGCGCGTTTAGATACAGAAGCACCTGAAACAGAACTGTGGCAAAACTTAGATGTGCCAGTGTTACAAGTAATCCTGAGTGGTGGTTTCGTTGAACAGTGGGAGTCACTGTCTCAAGGGTTATCACCCCGTGATATTGCTATGAATGTGGCACTACCAGAGGTAGATGGCAGGATTATCAGCCGTGCAGTGTCCTTCAAAGCTTTGGAAACACGTAACCCTGATCTAGAAACGGATGTAGTCGTTTATGAACCAGTGAGCGATCGCATTGATTTTGTCGCTCAACTCGCCGCTAATTGGGTACGCTTACGGACTAAACCACCCCAAAAACGCCGCATTGCCCTAATTTTGGCTAATTATCCCAACCGCGACGGTCGCCTCGCCAATGGTGTTGGTTTAGATACACCAGCTAGTTGTGTAGAAATCCTCAAAGCCTTACAAATTGCTGGTTATGAATTAGATAATTTACCAACAGATGGTAACGAATTAATCCAATTTTTGACAGATGGTGTTACCAATGATCCAGAAGCCAGAGAGTTACGACCAGTTCGGCAAAGTCTTTCAAGTGAAGCATATCAGAAATATTTCGCCTCATTACCAGAAACAATCAAGCAAGGTATTAATGAACGGTGGGGAGTCGGGAGTCAAGAAGCATTCCCCATTCCTGGAATCCAACTCGGCAATATTTTCATAGGTATTCAGCCAGCGCGGGGTTATGACCTTGACCCTAGCTTGAATTATCACGCCCCAGATTTAGAACCAACCCATACTTATTTAGCTTTTTATTACTGGGTCAGAGAATGCTTTGGTGCTGATGCGGTGGTACACGTCGGCAAACATGGCAACCTGGAATGGTTACCAGGGAAAAGTTTGGCTTTATCCAGCAATTGCTATCCCGAAGTTGCTTTTGGTGCAATGCCCCATTTATACCCATTTATCGTCAACGATCCGGGTGAGGGTTCCCAGGCCAAACGCCGCGCCCAAGCGGTGATTATCGACCACCTCACACCCCCAATGACCCGTGCAGAATTGTATGGGGCATTGCAACAATTAGAAAATTTAATTGATGAATTTTACGAAGCCGAAAGTTTAGACCCTTCACGATTACCAGCAATCCGCGATCGCATCCGCGAATTAGTCATCAAAGAAAACCTGCACCTAGATTTAGGACTAGAAAACAAAGAAGCAATCTTCAACTTTGAACTATCAATATTAAACTCATTAGATGGTTATCTATGCGAACTCAAAGAAGCCCAAATCCGCGACGGCTTGCATATATTTGGGCAATGTCCTCAAGGTAGACAACTGCGAGACTTAATAGTTGCGATCGCCCGTATCCCCAACCGCTATTCCATCGGTATTACCCGCGCCCTAGCCCAAGCCTGGGGATTAGACATCGACCCCCTCACCGACGAATTTAGCTCCCCCTTCACCCTCCCCAAATCCAACTGTGTGACTTTGCGCACGCCACTTGCTACTCTGCGAGAAGCCGCGCAGAGCGCGTCTACAAGTCGGGAAACCCGCCCAACGCAGTGGCTCCTATGCGCGAAACTTAACTCCTGTCGCACCATCGGCGATGTAGTCGAACTCCTAGAAGAACACGCCGCCGAACTAGTAGAACAACTCCCCACCCTTCCGCCTTCCCCCCTCACCACCACCCTAGACTGGATAAAAGTAAAACTCCTCCCCGCCCTCCAACAAACCCCCGCCGAAATCACCAACTTACTCCACGGACTTGATGGCGGATACGTCCCCAGTGGCGCTTCCGGCTCGCCCACACGCGGCAGACCAGAAGTCCTCCCTACTGGCAAAAACTTTTACTCAGTAGACATCCGCGCCTTACCCACAGAAACCGCCTGGGATGTTGGCAGAAAAGCCGCCGAGAACTTAATTGAATCTTACACACAAGAACATGGAGAGTATCCCAAAACACTCGGACTTTCTTTGTGGGGTACAGCTACAATGCGAACTGGCGGTGATGACATTGCCGAAGCTTTAGCATTGTTGGGTGTGCGGCCTGTTTGGGATGGTGCAGCGCGACGAGTCGTCGATTTTGAAATTTTACCGTTATCGATTTTGGGTCGTCCGCGTGTGGATGTCACCTTAAGAATTTCTGGATTTTTCCGCGATGCTTTCCCCAACTTAATTGATTTATTTGAACAAGCAGTCATAGCAGTCGCCGCTTTAGATGAATCTCCAGCAGAAAACCCCTTGGCGGTGCAAGTTCAACAAGATACAGAGTATTGGGTAACACAAGGTTTAACAGAACAAGAGGCAAAAGAGCGATCGCAATATCGCATTTTTGGCTCCCAACCAGGGGCTTACGGCGCAGGAATTCAAGGTTTAATTGAATCGCAAAATTGGACTGATGACCAAGATTTAGCCCGCGCTTATATCAACTGGAGTTGTTACGCCTACACCAGCATTACTTCCACCCAAGACAAAGGCAAACTTACAGGAGTCGCTGCACCAGAAGCATTCCAGCAGCGTTTACAGCAAATGCAAATTGTCCTGCACAACCAAGACAACCGCGAACACGACTTGCTGGATTCTGATGATTATTATCAATTTCAAGGTGGTTTAACAGTTGCCGCCCGTTCTCTGCAAGGTAAGAATCCGCAAATTTATTTTGGTGATAATTCTATTCCCACTAATCCACGCATTCGCCAACTCAAAGAAGAAATTGCGCGGGTGTATCGTTCGCGTGTAATCAATCCTAAGTGGATTGCCGGAGTTATGCGCCACGGTTATAAAGGTGCCTTTGAAATGTCAGCAACCGTTGATTTTTTATTTGCCTACGATGCCACAACTAAATGCGTAGAAGACTATATGTATCAAGGTATAGCAGAGTCTTATTTATTTGATACAACCATTTCAGAATTTATTCAGTACAATAATCCTCATGCGTTGCGTGATATTGCTGAACGATTACTTGAAGCACACAAGCGCGGTTTATGGGAGGATGTAGATATACTGACACTAGAAAATTTAAGAAATTTAGTACATCAAGCTGAAGCAGCCATCGAAGAAAAATACATCCCAGATCAATATTAA
- a CDS encoding multi-sensor signal transduction histidine kinase produces MLSSPDLSFSQNLPLVVFNQLGELLQQMAQSVENSVLVLTEAVLARIIISEEWQGQRFTLVVSDQFSALLLGTCEQGNRGAGEAEEQGSRGAGGEFITQHSQLSTSYAPISTSLTFSSEAIASFVGKLKDLFASDSDTRHNLEFYSQIVRPNDATLQSQFTLLLLEYLLPHKNQAVTEALSANQGENFCQAIEIALQKQISQEKLLNQVTTQIRKSLDLPVIMATAIAQVRDFLKLDRLVIYKFEGSRVNTQNLTLNQQNHSQPSIQDWYKYGGCIVYEAKATDAISSVLDYSETNCFTRNSACWDKYRQGFTLVVEDVEKTYALEECLLNFLRTNHVRAKLVAPIIFEEKLWGLLIAHQCESPRQWNENERNLLTSIAEQLAIAIHQSELMRSLTQEKQTLEQRVLERTMALRDALLAAEAASRLRNEFLATISHELLTPLTYVIGMSSTLLRWPIGELSQRQRDYLQTIHDSGEHLLEMINDILDLSQIEAGKTALNINEFSLAQMAENAIAILRDKATNEKVNLKLDLQIDPRRDRFSADAERIEQILWNLLTNAIKFTPEDGSVTLRIWVEDHTAVFQVEDTGIGIAEEQLPLMFEKFQQLDTPYRRRYEGTGLGLALTKQLVELHRGRIEVESTVGIGSIFTVWIPTRSAKVLSTES; encoded by the coding sequence ATGCTTAGTTCACCTGATTTGAGCTTTTCTCAAAATTTGCCTTTAGTTGTATTTAATCAGCTTGGGGAATTGTTACAGCAAATGGCTCAATCTGTGGAAAATTCTGTGCTAGTGCTGACAGAAGCTGTACTGGCAAGGATTATCATATCTGAAGAATGGCAAGGTCAAAGATTCACATTAGTGGTTTCTGATCAGTTTAGTGCGCTTTTGTTAGGAACCTGTGAGCAAGGGAACAGGGGAGCAGGAGAGGCAGAGGAGCAGGGAAGCAGGGGAGCAGGGGGAGAATTTATAACTCAGCATTCACAACTCTCTACTTCCTACGCCCCAATCAGCACTAGCTTGACTTTTAGTTCAGAAGCGATCGCCTCCTTTGTTGGCAAATTGAAGGATTTGTTTGCAAGTGATTCTGATACGCGTCACAATCTGGAATTCTACAGTCAAATTGTCCGCCCTAATGATGCTACGCTTCAAAGTCAATTCACGCTATTGTTATTAGAATATCTGCTGCCACACAAGAATCAGGCAGTGACAGAAGCTTTAAGCGCAAATCAGGGCGAAAATTTCTGTCAAGCAATTGAAATTGCTTTGCAAAAACAAATTTCTCAAGAAAAATTATTAAATCAAGTTACAACTCAGATCCGCAAAAGTTTAGATTTGCCAGTCATTATGGCAACAGCGATCGCCCAAGTACGTGATTTTTTGAAATTAGACAGGTTAGTAATATATAAATTTGAAGGGTCAAGGGTCAATACCCAAAACTTAACGCTTAATCAGCAAAATCATTCTCAACCCTCTATACAAGACTGGTACAAGTATGGGGGTTGTATAGTTTATGAAGCTAAGGCGACAGATGCGATTTCTTCGGTGTTAGATTATTCAGAAACAAATTGCTTTACACGCAATTCTGCTTGTTGGGATAAGTATCGCCAAGGTTTTACCTTAGTGGTTGAGGATGTGGAAAAAACTTATGCTCTGGAAGAGTGTTTGTTAAATTTTCTCCGCACTAACCATGTCCGTGCAAAGCTGGTAGCACCAATTATCTTTGAGGAAAAACTTTGGGGGTTGTTAATTGCTCATCAATGTGAAAGTCCTCGCCAGTGGAATGAAAACGAACGAAATTTATTGACTTCCATTGCAGAACAATTGGCGATCGCCATTCATCAATCTGAGTTAATGCGATCGCTCACTCAAGAAAAACAAACTCTCGAACAACGGGTGCTAGAACGCACAATGGCTTTACGTGATGCTTTATTAGCAGCTGAAGCCGCTAGTCGTTTACGCAATGAATTTCTCGCTACCATTAGCCATGAATTGCTTACGCCGTTAACTTATGTTATCGGGATGTCTTCTACATTGTTACGCTGGCCTATCGGTGAGTTGAGCCAACGACAGCGAGATTATCTGCAAACCATCCACGACAGTGGCGAACATTTATTAGAAATGATTAATGACATCCTTGATTTATCACAAATCGAGGCTGGCAAAACAGCTTTAAATATTAATGAATTTTCTTTAGCACAAATGGCAGAAAATGCTATTGCAATCTTAAGAGATAAGGCCACTAACGAAAAAGTTAATCTTAAACTGGATTTACAAATTGATCCAAGGCGCGATCGCTTTAGTGCTGATGCTGAACGCATAGAACAGATTCTCTGGAATTTGTTAACTAATGCCATTAAATTTACACCTGAAGATGGCAGTGTGACTTTGAGAATTTGGGTAGAAGATCATACTGCTGTTTTTCAAGTTGAAGATACGGGAATTGGCATTGCTGAAGAGCAATTACCATTAATGTTTGAGAAATTTCAGCAGCTTGATACACCATATCGTCGCCGTTATGAAGGTACTGGACTTGGTTTGGCATTAACTAAACAACTTGTAGAACTGCATCGTGGTCGAATTGAAGTAGAATCCACAGTGGGTATCGGCTCTATTTTTACTGTTTGGATACCTACTCGGTCAGCAAAAGTGCTAAGTACTGAGTCCTAA
- a CDS encoding N-acylglucosamine-6-phosphate 2-epimerase: MTNENSITTLKQGLIVSCQAPVDSPLHQPKIIAAMAQAAVNNGAVGVRIDTPIHINAVREGVKVPIIGLWKQIIPKYDVYITPQFDHAAAVAQAGADIIAIDATTRHRPGGETVVDIITRIHQELGKPVIADVDTIESAKAAAAAGADIVATTLYGYTPKTNNDSPPCWELLTQMLEELKIPVICEGGISSPQMARHALNLGAYAVVVGTAITGIDLQVKNYQRVMQNGG, from the coding sequence ATGACAAATGAAAACTCAATTACAACCCTAAAACAAGGACTAATTGTATCTTGCCAAGCGCCTGTTGATTCACCTCTGCATCAACCAAAAATTATAGCTGCAATGGCACAGGCTGCTGTTAATAATGGGGCTGTTGGTGTCCGCATCGATACACCAATTCATATCAATGCTGTCAGAGAGGGCGTGAAAGTTCCGATTATTGGTTTATGGAAGCAAATCATCCCTAAGTATGATGTATACATTACACCTCAGTTTGATCATGCTGCTGCTGTTGCTCAAGCTGGAGCCGATATAATTGCGATCGATGCGACAACAAGGCATCGTCCTGGTGGTGAGACAGTAGTAGATATAATTACCCGCATTCATCAGGAATTAGGCAAACCAGTTATTGCTGATGTGGATACAATTGAGTCAGCTAAAGCCGCCGCCGCCGCAGGTGCAGATATTGTGGCAACAACTCTTTATGGTTATACTCCCAAAACTAATAATGATTCTCCGCCTTGTTGGGAACTGCTGACGCAAATGCTAGAGGAGTTAAAGATTCCGGTAATTTGTGAAGGAGGTATTTCTTCACCACAAATGGCACGTCATGCTTTAAATTTAGGTGCTTATGCTGTTGTAGTCGGAACTGCAATAACTGGTATTGATTTGCAAGTGAAGAATTATCAACGAGTTATGCAGAACGGCGGATAA